The DNA window AATTTTTTGCGCAAATTCCGGAATCATGTCAAAATTTTTGCGTAAATCTTCACGAATTATTTTGCTTGAGTAACTGCCAGTGCGCTCGAACTTTATTATTTGCAGGGGATAATTATTTTTCTTGATGTTCATGATATATGAGAGAGCCAATAAATTATTTGGACGCGAAATAAATTCATGACTGCCGGGGAAAATTTTTTCGAGCGCGATAGAATTTGCTTTGCTGAACGATGCTCCCTTTGCAAGCTCATTTTTTAGGAGTGCGCTATATTCTTGAGGGTGATTTATAATTTCTGACACGAGAGACTCAACGGGAAAATTTATATCTTCCATTCCAAATGTAATTGAGTCAGCGAGTCCGGTTTTCGCAATTAAATCGATTCCCCCGCGCGCAAAATCCTGACCAGCCGAACACGCAAACAAGAACGGAAGCTCAATCACTAAATCAGCACCGGCCTTTATCGCAATTTCCGAGCGTTTGAACTTGTCAATAATTGCTGGGCTGCCTCTCTGCGTGAAATTTGACGAGAGAATAACAACTACTGCGCCGCGTTCCTTCATGAAATTTATTATTGATTCATGGCCTTTATGCAACGGGTTAAATTCTGCGATTATTGCATTGATTATATTGACTCACTCCTTCAAGAATTATTATACGCGCTAAAATAGCAGGGGGGATATACCGTTGAATATAATTTATTGACTCTGGAGTAGCATTTATAGAAAAGTTTATTGCTCATATTCCCGTAACAATGCAAATAATTAAGAGTCGCGTTCAAATTGGTTAGTCCCACCCACCCGGTTTTGAATCTGGAGTCGCATTTATGCAAAAGTTTATTGCTCATATTCCCGTAACAATGCAAATTAAGAGTCGCGTTCAAATTGGTTAGTCCCACCCGCCCACCCGGTTTTGACTCTGGAGTC is part of the Synergistaceae bacterium genome and encodes:
- a CDS encoding nucleotidyltransferase family protein yields the protein MHKGHESIINFMKERGAVVVILSSNFTQRGSPAIIDKFKRSEIAIKAGADLVIELPFLFACSAGQDFARGGIDLIAKTGLADSITFGMEDINFPVESLVSEIINHPQEYSALLKNELAKGASFSKANSIALEKIFPGSHEFISRPNNLLALSYIMNIKKNNYPLQIIKFERTGSYSSKIIREDLRKNFDMIPEFAQKILESCNLCDESKLWPLLQNIFIRSQPQDLRKIYAIDEGIENLFLRNWYKAKSLDDFIGRCVCARYTRSHIRRRLIYILLNLDKWRVTGALRVGVPYARVLAFNSIGREILHERKKFSRIKIITRLKDSESLTGKFFALTEHKASQLYNLLNNSDMLLSHRVLQFK